A single window of Candidatus Neomarinimicrobiota bacterium DNA harbors:
- a CDS encoding transglycosylase: MVKRLIHCLIILFLFQGCTVQPPKSPENICEIFNEKRSWYKAARRAEKKWGVPISVTMAFIYQESSYRGKVKAERRKLLWVIPWKRKSSAKGYAQVLDGTWEQYVKDAGGMFSQRTDFDDAVDFVGWFNAKSHEKLGISKSNAKALYLAYHEGWGGYRKGTYKKKKGLIQIANRVDKRASIYKSQYKRCKRKLRRWFIFF; encoded by the coding sequence GTGGTTAAGCGATTAATCCATTGTTTAATAATTCTTTTTCTTTTTCAAGGTTGTACCGTACAACCGCCCAAATCCCCTGAAAATATTTGTGAAATCTTCAATGAAAAAAGAAGCTGGTATAAAGCTGCCAGGCGCGCCGAAAAAAAATGGGGCGTACCCATCAGCGTCACCATGGCCTTCATCTATCAGGAGTCTTCGTACAGGGGCAAGGTTAAAGCGGAGCGAAGGAAGCTGTTGTGGGTAATCCCATGGAAACGTAAAAGCAGTGCTAAAGGTTATGCCCAGGTACTTGATGGAACTTGGGAACAGTATGTAAAAGATGCAGGAGGTATGTTCTCACAAAGAACGGACTTCGACGATGCTGTTGACTTTGTCGGCTGGTTCAATGCTAAGAGCCATGAAAAGCTCGGGATTTCGAAGTCTAACGCTAAGGCGCTCTACCTTGCCTACCATGAAGGGTGGGGCGGCTACAGAAAGGGAACCTACAAGAAGAAAAAAGGGCTCATACAAATCGCCAATAGGGTGGATAAACGCGCGTCCATATATAAGAGCCAGTATAAGCGGTGCAAAAGAAAACTCAGACGGTGGTTTATTTTCTTTTAA
- a CDS encoding PhzF family phenazine biosynthesis protein: MMLPIYQVDAFASELFRGNPAAVVPLEEWLPDTVLLSIALENNLSETAYLVPDRNGYHIRWFTPVVEVALCGHATLASAHVVFSELGFDGETIEFQSKSGPLTVKCGGSGYIMDFPAEPSDSCDVPKPLTEGLGLEPDLVMKGTDYLAVVSTQLQIEKLAPDFRKLARLKSRGLIVTAPGDDCDFVSRCFFPQTGIDEDPVTGSAHCQMTPYWVDRLGKSKLVARQLSARGGEVICKMQGDRVLLEGQAVKYLEGKIEIPL, from the coding sequence ATGATGCTTCCCATCTATCAGGTGGATGCATTCGCTTCCGAGCTTTTCCGGGGCAATCCCGCCGCCGTTGTACCACTTGAGGAGTGGTTACCTGACACTGTTCTTCTATCTATCGCCCTGGAGAACAATCTTTCAGAAACGGCCTATCTGGTACCTGATAGAAATGGCTATCACATCCGCTGGTTCACCCCGGTGGTGGAGGTGGCCCTTTGCGGCCATGCTACCTTGGCCTCAGCGCACGTGGTTTTCAGTGAACTTGGGTTTGATGGTGAAACGATCGAATTCCAATCAAAAAGTGGTCCGCTTACCGTAAAATGTGGAGGCAGCGGTTATATTATGGATTTCCCTGCTGAACCGTCTGACTCTTGTGATGTCCCCAAACCGTTAACTGAAGGTCTTGGGCTTGAACCTGACTTGGTCATGAAAGGAACTGATTACCTGGCCGTCGTTTCTACACAGCTGCAGATTGAAAAGCTGGCACCGGATTTCAGGAAACTTGCCCGGTTAAAATCGCGAGGTCTTATCGTTACCGCGCCGGGTGACGACTGTGATTTCGTGTCCCGATGTTTTTTCCCACAAACAGGTATTGATGAAGATCCTGTCACTGGTTCAGCCCACTGCCAGATGACGCCCTACTGGGTAGATCGTTTAGGAAAGTCGAAACTTGTGGCGAGGCAACTCTCAGCAAGAGGAGGGGAGGTGATTTGCAAAATGCAAGGGGACCGGGTTTTACTTGAGGGACAGGCAGTGAAGTATTTGGAAGGGAAGATAGAAATACCCTTGTAA
- a CDS encoding membrane dipeptidase, which translates to MIKQQWILLFAAGIIFSGCTNDATLRKKADELAHKHIITDGHVDIPYRLARKMEDISVRTQGGDFDFVRAKKGGLDAPFMSIYVPSSYQETGGAKSKADSLIDLVENLAGDHPDKFAVATSPAEVEKIVAEGKIALPMGMENGAPIEDDLNNVAHFHRRGVRYITLTHGKDNQICDSSYDTTSTWGGISDFGRQVVAEMNRVGIMVDISHVSDNAFYDVMKITKAPAIASHSSCRAFTPGFERNMNDEMIETLAANGGVIQINFGSSFLSEESRDKSNKNREKVRAYAEENGLEMGDEEFMQYAREVSRENPTYADVTDVADHIDHVVKLAGIDHVAFGSDFDGVGDSLPYELKDVSYYPNLIFHLLKRGYSDEDIAKICYRNVWRVWNEVERVAKELQAAG; encoded by the coding sequence ATGATCAAACAACAATGGATTCTTTTATTTGCGGCAGGAATAATTTTCTCTGGATGCACAAATGATGCAACCCTCCGGAAGAAAGCTGATGAACTAGCCCACAAACATATCATTACGGACGGTCATGTGGATATTCCTTATCGTCTTGCGAGAAAGATGGAAGATATATCGGTGAGGACCCAAGGGGGCGACTTTGATTTCGTCCGAGCGAAGAAGGGGGGACTGGATGCGCCTTTCATGTCTATCTATGTGCCGTCATCGTATCAGGAAACAGGTGGTGCAAAATCAAAAGCTGACTCTCTTATCGATCTGGTGGAAAATCTTGCCGGGGATCACCCTGACAAATTTGCTGTAGCGACATCACCAGCGGAGGTTGAGAAAATTGTGGCTGAAGGAAAGATCGCACTCCCCATGGGGATGGAGAACGGTGCCCCCATTGAAGATGACCTGAACAATGTGGCTCACTTTCACAGGCGGGGCGTCCGGTACATTACCCTTACTCACGGAAAAGACAACCAGATTTGCGACTCTTCATACGATACCACGAGCACTTGGGGCGGGATTAGTGATTTCGGCAGGCAGGTAGTTGCGGAGATGAACCGGGTGGGCATTATGGTGGACATTTCCCACGTTTCGGATAACGCCTTTTACGATGTAATGAAAATTACCAAGGCACCAGCCATTGCTTCTCATTCCTCTTGTCGTGCTTTTACGCCGGGTTTTGAAAGGAACATGAATGACGAGATGATCGAGACGCTGGCCGCTAATGGTGGTGTTATCCAGATCAATTTCGGCTCCTCTTTTCTCAGTGAGGAATCCCGTGACAAATCGAATAAAAACCGTGAAAAGGTCCGGGCTTATGCTGAAGAAAATGGCCTCGAAATGGGCGACGAAGAGTTTATGCAATATGCCCGGGAAGTGAGCCGCGAGAATCCTACTTACGCAGATGTAACTGATGTGGCAGACCATATTGACCATGTGGTGAAACTGGCGGGAATTGACCATGTGGCCTTTGGATCAGATTTTGATGGTGTAGGGGACAGTCTTCCTTATGAATTGAAGGATGTCTCCTATTATCCTAATCTCATCTTTCACCTGCTGAAGCGGGGGTATTCCGATGAGGATATTGCGAAGATTTGTTACAGGAACGTCTGGCGTGTCTGGAACGAGGTTGAAAGAGTTGCTAAAGAACTTCAGGCTGCCGGTTAG
- a CDS encoding serine hydrolase gives MVVIPLLRKPGESMNSKVSIKFYFLLLLGLFSSCENRPGHIRASGEYREVSSKLTDAVNYEMSDKGLNAVSIVLVDDQEILWARGYGYEDLGKPSKADANTVYRVGSVSKLFTDIGIMQLVERGEVDLDAPITDYLPEFRPRSRFDKDITLRQLMSHRSGLLREPLVGNYFADDEPTLEATVKSIIDSDIIYEPESKIKYSNGGIATVGYVLERLKNEPFASYLRKNVLLPMGLSHSAFEPLPDIIDRLADATMWSYDGRVFHAPTFELGMSPAGSMYAPVVDLGQFMKILFNGGAGPNGQVIEAETLKLMLTSQFNDGKDQQHNIGFGIGFSLSEQAGYKRVGHGGAVYGFSTQLYALPEVELGVAVTSSVDVTNTITRRLAIYALDCLLAVEKGKPLPHYDKTGPVDKETVELLAGHFISDNGRHLRLIKRYGTLYMENDRIQARVRRHNGKLVTDDKISYGARLDYSEDGSSVIIDGTVYYRLEYSKPTPVQQGWRGLIGEYGWDHNILYIYEEHGKLTALIEWMEKDILTEVEKDLFAFPSTGGMYHGEQLRFKRNGDGIATQVQIENGPIFYRRDVGVEQGETFRIELLKPVDELREIALSASPPAERKKNEPDLVELESLDASVKYDIRYATTNNFMSTVFYQSAHAYMQRPAAEALVRAHRKLKTYGYGLLIHDSYRPWYVTKMFWDATPDDKKIFVANPDNGSRHNRGCAVDLTLYDLSTGEVVEMVGGYDEMTDRSFPDYMGGTSRQRWHRELLRWAMESEGYTVYEAEWWHYDYKTWNDYPILNLTFEELEKLNKILQ, from the coding sequence ATGGTGGTAATTCCACTCCTTAGAAAACCGGGAGAATCAATGAACAGTAAGGTTTCCATCAAATTTTATTTTCTTCTCTTGTTGGGTCTTTTTTCGTCCTGTGAAAATCGTCCAGGTCATATCAGAGCGTCCGGGGAATACAGAGAAGTGTCTTCAAAGCTCACGGATGCTGTTAATTATGAGATGAGTGATAAGGGGCTGAATGCCGTCTCCATTGTACTGGTGGATGATCAGGAAATTCTTTGGGCTCGTGGTTACGGTTATGAGGATTTGGGGAAACCGTCAAAAGCCGATGCTAACACTGTTTACCGAGTCGGTTCAGTCTCGAAACTTTTCACGGACATTGGAATCATGCAATTGGTTGAGAGGGGGGAAGTGGATCTGGACGCCCCCATTACCGACTATCTTCCCGAGTTTCGCCCTAGGAGCAGGTTTGACAAGGATATCACTCTTCGACAACTTATGTCTCACCGATCAGGACTCCTGAGGGAACCCTTGGTGGGGAACTATTTTGCTGATGATGAACCGACCCTAGAGGCGACAGTAAAGAGTATCATCGATTCTGATATAATCTATGAGCCTGAAAGTAAGATTAAATATTCCAACGGCGGCATTGCTACGGTGGGATATGTGCTGGAGAGATTGAAGAATGAACCGTTCGCTAGTTATTTAAGGAAAAACGTTCTTCTACCCATGGGGCTTTCTCACAGCGCTTTTGAACCGTTGCCTGATATCATTGATCGCCTAGCTGACGCGACCATGTGGTCTTATGATGGCAGAGTTTTCCATGCGCCTACTTTTGAACTTGGCATGTCTCCAGCCGGAAGCATGTATGCACCTGTTGTGGATCTGGGTCAATTCATGAAAATACTGTTCAACGGTGGTGCAGGACCTAACGGACAGGTGATCGAAGCGGAGACACTTAAGCTGATGCTCACCAGCCAGTTTAATGATGGGAAAGATCAGCAGCATAACATAGGGTTCGGTATCGGCTTCTCACTTTCAGAACAGGCCGGTTACAAACGGGTGGGCCACGGCGGTGCAGTGTACGGATTTTCCACACAGCTTTATGCTTTGCCGGAAGTGGAACTGGGGGTAGCAGTCACTTCCTCAGTGGATGTGACCAACACCATTACACGGCGGCTGGCTATTTATGCCCTCGATTGCCTCTTGGCCGTTGAAAAGGGAAAACCTCTTCCGCATTATGACAAAACAGGACCTGTAGATAAAGAAACCGTGGAATTGCTGGCAGGGCATTTTATTTCTGATAACGGGAGACATCTGAGACTAATTAAAAGGTACGGCACGCTATATATGGAAAACGACAGGATCCAGGCGAGAGTAAGGCGGCATAATGGCAAGCTGGTGACTGATGACAAGATCAGTTACGGTGCCCGTTTGGACTATTCTGAAGATGGTAGTTCTGTTATCATAGATGGAACTGTTTACTATCGTTTGGAATACTCAAAACCAACACCGGTCCAACAAGGGTGGCGGGGTTTAATAGGAGAATACGGGTGGGACCACAATATCCTTTATATCTACGAAGAGCACGGGAAACTGACGGCCCTTATTGAGTGGATGGAAAAAGACATTCTTACAGAAGTGGAGAAAGATCTGTTTGCCTTTCCTTCAACGGGAGGAATGTATCACGGTGAACAATTGAGGTTTAAACGAAATGGAGATGGTATCGCCACTCAGGTTCAAATCGAGAACGGCCCTATTTTCTATAGAAGAGATGTTGGGGTAGAACAGGGCGAAACATTCAGAATCGAACTTTTGAAACCAGTGGATGAACTGCGGGAGATCGCTCTTTCTGCTTCACCTCCAGCCGAACGGAAAAAGAACGAACCGGATCTGGTAGAATTGGAAAGTTTAGATGCCTCAGTCAAATACGATATCCGATATGCTACTACGAATAATTTTATGAGTACAGTCTTTTACCAGTCGGCTCATGCTTACATGCAGCGGCCGGCGGCAGAGGCACTGGTTCGGGCCCATAGAAAACTGAAGACCTATGGCTACGGATTGCTTATCCACGATTCCTACCGGCCGTGGTATGTGACAAAAATGTTCTGGGATGCCACCCCCGATGATAAAAAGATCTTTGTGGCCAATCCTGACAACGGCTCCCGACACAACCGGGGATGCGCTGTGGATCTCACTCTTTATGATCTTAGCACTGGAGAGGTGGTTGAAATGGTGGGCGGCTATGATGAGATGACCGACCGCTCTTTTCCGGATTACATGGGTGGTACTTCCCGGCAGCGGTGGCATAGGGAACTCCTACGGTGGGCCATGGAGTCAGAAGGGTACACTGTATATGAGGCAGAATGGTGGCACTACGATTACAAAACCTGGAATGATTACCCCATTCTGAATCTTACATTTGAAGAATTGGAGAAATTAAATAAGATTTTACAATGA
- a CDS encoding FdhF/YdeP family oxidoreductase → MSKAVSGFGSVGYSLKVGKEVGFRKFFKSATSKNTCKTCAYGMGGQKGGMRNEAGNYIEVCKKSLQAQLTDIQPAIPEELLTLPLSDLRQKLPRELERLGRLNSPLLKTPEHNHFLTVTWDEALSRISERLKLLSPHRTFFYSSGRSSNEAAFLLQIFARVFGTNNVNNCSYYCHQASGVGLAKTIGSGTASVVLDDVKHTEMIWLIGANPSSNHPRFMKELLQCRRRGGKVIVINPLKEPGLVKFRVPSDWRAMMLGDCEIASKYIQPNIGGDISLLKGVAKAVVERSWVNDEFVANYTDRFEEFQQELETVSWKEISDSSGVERKIIEELAEQYVKAEKVIFSWAMGITHHEFGVGNVQSIVNLALLRGMIGKPHAGLLPLRGHSNVQGLGSMGVTPALKSSVMEKLELELGVVMPEAPGMDTMQCMQSALNGNIDLAFLQGGNLYSANPDSRFAEQSLNNIPFKVFLTTTLNKTHVTATEGECIILPVAARDEEKQPTTQESMFNFVRMSDGGIVRLDNVRSESDIIAEIAHSVLGDHPVDWLRFKEHGHIREAIAKTIPGFEKIGAIDKTKEEFQIGGRTFHDPLFATENGRAKFSTVSIPDLKREEGEFTLSSVRSEGQFNTIIYEEEDVFRGTDDRWIVMMSGDDMTSIGVQENGHVHIKNQTGQMNEVKVKAFDIPKGNVAAFFPEANVLIPNLVDDQSKTPGFKSVAVRITKS, encoded by the coding sequence GTGAGCAAGGCCGTTTCAGGATTTGGATCAGTTGGATACTCCCTGAAAGTGGGGAAAGAAGTTGGCTTTCGGAAGTTCTTTAAATCAGCCACCTCCAAGAATACCTGCAAAACCTGCGCTTATGGTATGGGTGGTCAGAAGGGAGGCATGCGTAATGAAGCGGGCAACTATATTGAAGTTTGCAAAAAGAGCCTTCAGGCGCAGCTTACCGACATTCAGCCTGCCATTCCTGAAGAACTCCTCACATTGCCTCTGAGTGATTTGAGGCAGAAATTGCCCCGGGAGCTGGAACGTCTTGGCCGGCTCAATTCTCCCCTTTTGAAAACGCCGGAGCACAATCATTTTCTGACAGTGACCTGGGATGAGGCTTTATCCAGGATCAGTGAACGTTTAAAGTTGCTGTCACCCCACAGAACTTTCTTTTACAGTTCAGGCCGTTCCTCTAACGAGGCAGCCTTTCTCCTTCAGATCTTTGCCCGGGTTTTTGGTACCAACAATGTAAACAACTGCTCCTACTATTGTCATCAGGCGTCAGGTGTGGGTTTAGCGAAAACCATCGGCTCAGGAACAGCCAGCGTTGTGCTGGACGATGTGAAACACACTGAAATGATCTGGCTTATTGGAGCGAACCCTTCTTCCAATCATCCCCGGTTCATGAAAGAACTTCTCCAATGTCGTCGTCGAGGTGGGAAGGTGATCGTCATCAATCCTCTGAAAGAGCCGGGCCTTGTAAAGTTTAGGGTACCCAGCGACTGGCGGGCTATGATGCTGGGGGATTGTGAAATCGCCTCCAAATATATTCAGCCAAATATCGGCGGAGATATTTCCCTCTTGAAAGGGGTTGCAAAAGCTGTGGTGGAACGGAGTTGGGTGAATGATGAATTTGTGGCGAATTATACAGATAGATTCGAGGAATTCCAGCAGGAGCTGGAAACTGTTTCTTGGAAAGAAATATCCGATTCATCAGGCGTAGAGAGGAAAATCATTGAGGAACTGGCGGAACAATACGTCAAAGCAGAGAAGGTTATTTTTTCCTGGGCCATGGGGATTACCCATCATGAATTTGGTGTTGGGAATGTTCAATCCATTGTGAACCTGGCCCTGCTTCGGGGCATGATTGGCAAACCACACGCTGGTCTTTTGCCACTTCGAGGGCACTCCAATGTTCAGGGATTGGGTTCCATGGGTGTCACCCCAGCGCTGAAAAGCAGTGTCATGGAAAAGCTAGAGTTGGAACTGGGTGTGGTGATGCCCGAGGCACCGGGAATGGACACAATGCAGTGCATGCAGTCGGCTTTGAACGGAAATATAGACCTGGCATTTTTACAGGGAGGTAACCTGTATTCTGCGAATCCTGACTCTCGGTTTGCTGAACAGTCGTTGAACAATATTCCTTTCAAGGTTTTTCTGACAACAACTCTCAACAAGACTCATGTAACCGCCACTGAAGGAGAATGTATTATTCTTCCAGTGGCGGCTAGAGACGAGGAGAAACAGCCAACCACACAGGAATCCATGTTCAACTTTGTGAGAATGAGTGATGGTGGAATTGTTCGGCTGGACAATGTCCGTTCCGAATCGGATATTATTGCAGAAATTGCCCATTCTGTCCTCGGAGATCATCCCGTAGACTGGCTTCGATTCAAAGAACACGGGCACATTCGAGAAGCTATTGCCAAGACAATTCCCGGGTTTGAAAAAATAGGTGCCATAGATAAGACCAAAGAAGAGTTCCAGATCGGTGGCAGGACATTCCACGATCCCCTGTTTGCCACGGAGAATGGCAGAGCAAAATTCTCTACAGTTTCCATTCCCGATTTAAAACGCGAAGAAGGAGAATTCACTCTTTCTTCTGTCCGAAGTGAGGGGCAGTTCAACACCATTATCTATGAAGAGGAGGATGTTTTTCGTGGGACTGATGATCGGTGGATTGTCATGATGAGCGGTGACGATATGACTTCCATAGGAGTTCAGGAAAATGGTCATGTTCACATAAAAAATCAAACAGGACAAATGAACGAAGTAAAGGTAAAAGCGTTCGATATTCCCAAAGGGAACGTTGCAGCGTTCTTTCCTGAAGCGAATGTGCTTATTCCTAACCTTGTGGACGACCAGAGTAAGACACCAGGGTTTAAGTCAGTGGCGGTAAGGATTACTAAATCTTAA
- a CDS encoding alcohol dehydrogenase codes for MRAVLFETFGERPSLHDVSDPHLTDDGVIIQVKANGICRSDWHGWMGHDPAIANLPHVLGHELAGVIESVGNNVSTWKKGDRVTVPFSGGCGYCPQCKDGFSNICDNDFQPGFTAWGAYAELVAIRYAEWNLVRLPDDMNFVGAATLGCRFATAFRGVLDQGKISKGNWVVVHGCGGVGLSAIMIASAIGARIVAVDITDAKLELARSAGAQHTVNITETETMVEKVCEITGGGAHVSIDAVGNSRVSRNSINCLRKRGRHVQIGLTVGRDSVVGVPMDKVIARELKIVGSHGIQAFRYKDMLEWIRDKKIDLNSLVSRTVSLEESIDVLVGMENFDGEGVTVIDRF; via the coding sequence ATGAGAGCAGTACTGTTCGAAACCTTTGGAGAACGTCCCTCACTTCACGACGTCTCCGATCCTCATCTAACAGATGATGGTGTTATCATCCAGGTTAAAGCCAACGGCATCTGCAGAAGTGACTGGCACGGGTGGATGGGCCATGATCCTGCCATCGCCAATCTTCCCCATGTCCTTGGCCATGAACTGGCCGGTGTTATAGAATCTGTGGGAAACAATGTGAGCACCTGGAAAAAAGGTGATCGGGTCACTGTCCCTTTCAGCGGCGGATGTGGTTACTGTCCACAGTGTAAAGATGGTTTTTCCAATATTTGCGACAACGATTTTCAGCCCGGCTTTACTGCCTGGGGTGCATACGCTGAACTGGTGGCCATACGATACGCCGAATGGAACCTGGTCCGCCTACCGGACGATATGAACTTTGTGGGGGCTGCCACTCTCGGGTGCCGCTTTGCAACCGCATTCAGAGGCGTTTTGGACCAAGGCAAAATATCAAAAGGGAACTGGGTTGTGGTTCACGGGTGCGGTGGTGTGGGGTTGTCAGCCATCATGATCGCCTCGGCAATAGGCGCAAGAATTGTGGCTGTGGACATAACCGATGCCAAACTTGAGCTCGCGAGATCGGCCGGTGCACAGCACACTGTTAACATCACTGAAACAGAAACTATGGTTGAAAAAGTGTGTGAAATAACAGGCGGCGGTGCTCATGTCTCCATCGATGCCGTCGGCAACTCACGTGTGAGCCGAAACTCCATCAATTGCCTCAGGAAGCGGGGTCGTCATGTTCAGATCGGCCTGACTGTCGGAAGGGACAGTGTGGTAGGTGTTCCCATGGACAAAGTGATCGCTCGGGAGCTGAAGATTGTAGGAAGCCATGGCATTCAGGCGTTTCGATACAAAGATATGCTCGAATGGATCAGAGATAAAAAAATCGATTTAAATAGTCTTGTGAGCCGAACCGTCTCCCTGGAAGAATCGATTGATGTGCTGGTGGGAATGGAGAATTTCGATGGCGAAGGCGTTACGGTCATTGACCGGTTTTGA